A window of Mercenaria mercenaria strain notata chromosome 16, MADL_Memer_1, whole genome shotgun sequence contains these coding sequences:
- the LOC123540589 gene encoding uncharacterized protein LOC123540589 produces MNMSVTVIYGWLLCCLLLHPSVAKKCESEDTHDFVYYPKYPLSFEDLRQYVIGGGPHSRQYFEVYSFDPADLKINYGLPVLRKVAIQWNIITEGFPGNFTNDYAGWFPYTPFLPDTSGKCETGVIEFETLVRKDMKLRFKFLSVYPSVENFIGTSFSSCPESYLINWYCPEVNIVYGKFGIDRCKSGTRMSIYSSTGPNNMPWQLIVEDLCRNKSPKMDDKRWTMTHDAPEQCDFGNGDHRKKRSTETRHYL; encoded by the exons ATGAATATGTCGGTTACTGTAATATATG GCTGGCTTTTGTGCTGTCTTCTGCTACATCCGTCTGTGGCTAAAAAATGTGAATCTGAGGACACACACGACTTTGTTTATTACCCGAAGTACCCACTGTCATTCGAGGACTTGAGGCAATAC GTAATAGGTGGTGGACCGCATTCCAGACAATACTTTGAAGTGTACAGTTTTGACCCCGCAGACTTGAAAATAAACTACGGGTTACCAGTTCTTAGAAAGGTTGCTATACAATGGAACATAATTACAGAAGGGTTCCCGGGTAACTTTACCAACGACTATGCAGGGTG gtTCCCATACACACCCTTCCTTCCGGATACTAGTGGCAAATGTGAAACTGGCGTTATTGAATTCGAGACTCTTGTAAGGAAGGACATGAAGCTGAGATTCAAGTTCCTTTCAGTGTACCCTTCTG TTGAGAATTTTATTGGAACATCGTTTTCGTCATGTCCGGAGAGTTACTTGATAAATTGGTACTGCCCGGAGGTCAACATCGTGTATGGTAAATTTGGCATCGACCGTTGCAA GAGTGGAACCAGAATGAGTATCTACAGTTCCACTGGTCCTAACAATATGCCGTGGCAACTCATTGTAGAGGACTTGTGTCGGAACAAGTCACCAAAGATGGATGACAAAAGATGGACCATGACCCATGATGCTCCAGAAC AATGTGACTTCGGGAATGGTGACCACAGGAAAAAGAGATCAACGGAAACGCGACATTACCTGTAA